The proteins below come from a single Zea mays cultivar B73 chromosome 8, Zm-B73-REFERENCE-NAM-5.0, whole genome shotgun sequence genomic window:
- the LOC100281853 gene encoding uncharacterized protein isoform X1 — MFRRSSPSPSYSDALMHNHAASFSAPLPVTVPPPRGAAAGGYLDGNVGAFSSPPSSYYNYNNIQRSVSSHSLPMRLQPGDVSLGGRGLYSPSSPSAHQLTPTLPPLSSSPSSSSGELFEFTSPCPVRRVFSTGDLQGMNGSSPPRPVLSADACGHEGGGTFSQKVVRYSAVERKERIERYRVKRHQRNFNKKITVISHRSISLPSPANDRFALSRSALLSLSLSLSLSLSLCVRVCVCVSKHPFVPANVRPQRAGPRMQYACRKTLADSRPRVKGRFARNGEAEADADDRETSDNSYEYGRSHNELGNGSAYSTTGSCYDGDNGEWWWRAPGASAAGDDDAQRQVRFDDDDDELWATLGDMMSMHLVS; from the exons ATGTTCCGTcgatcctccccctccccctcctacaGCGACGCTCTCATGCACAACCACGCCGCGAGCTTCTCCGCGCCGCTGCCCGTCACCGTCCCGCCCCCTCGCGGCGCCGCGGCCGGCGGGTACCTCGACGGTAATGTCGGCGCCTtctcgtcgcctccgtcgtcgtactACAACTACAACAACATCCAGAGGAGCGTCAGCTCGCACTCGCTCCCGATGCGCCTTCAGCCGGGCGACGTGTCCCTCGGCGGCCGTGGCTTGTACTCGCCGTCTTCGCCGTCCGCGCACCAGCTGACGCCGACGCTGCCGCCGCTCTCGTCTTCCccgtcctcctcctccggcgaacTCTTCGAGTTCACCTCGCCGTGCCCCGTCCGCCGCGTATTCAGCACCGGCGATCTCCAG GGGATGAACGGGTCGTCGCCGCCGCGCCCGGTGCTGTCGGCCGACGCCTGCGGCCACGAGGGTGGCGGGACGTTCTCTCAGAAGGTCGTCCGGTACAGCGCCGTGGAGAGGAAAGAGCGGATCGAGCGCTACCGTGTGAAACGGCACCAGAGAAACTTCAACAAGAAGATCACTGTAATAAGCCATCGCAGCATCTCCCTCCCTTCCCCTGCGAATGACCGATTTGCTCTGTCGCGCTCTgctctgctctctctctctctctctctctctctctctctctctctgtgcgtgcgtgtgtgtgtgtgtgtctccAAGCATCCATTCGTGCCAGCTAACGTTCGACCACAACGCGCTGGTCCTCGCATGCAGTACGCCTGCAGAAAGACGCTGGCGGACAGCCGCCCGCGGGTGAAGGGCCGCTTCGCGAGGAACGGCGAGGCCGAAGCCGATGCCGACGACCGCGAGACGTCCGATAACAGCTACGAGTACGGCCGCAGCCACAACGAGCTCGGCAACGGCAGCGCCTACAGCACCACGGGGAGCTGCTACGATGGCGACAACGGCGAGTGGTGGTGGCGGGCGCCCGGTGCCTCCGCCGCGGGGGACGACGATGCTCAGCGGCAGGTCCGcttcgacgacgacgacgacgagctcTGGGCGACCCTCGGCGACATGATGTCGATGCACCTGGTCTCGTAG
- the LOC100281853 gene encoding uncharacterized protein isoform X2: MRMRIPPPSQTPLKAQTAVGAKSQGFSHVQRAKAMFRRSSPSPSYSDALMHNHAASFSAPLPVTVPPPRGAAAGGYLDGNVGAFSSPPSSYYNYNNIQRSVSSHSLPMRLQPGDVSLGGRGLYSPSSPSAHQLTPTLPPLSSSPSSSSGELFEFTSPCPVRRVFSTGDLQGMNGSSPPRPVLSADACGHEGGGTFSQKVVRYSAVERKERIERYRVKRHQRNFNKKITYACRKTLADSRPRVKGRFARNGEAEADADDRETSDNSYEYGRSHNELGNGSAYSTTGSCYDGDNGEWWWRAPGASAAGDDDAQRQVRFDDDDDELWATLGDMMSMHLVS, encoded by the exons ATGCGCATGCGCATCCCTCCGCCCTCTCAAACTCCCCTCAAAGCCCAAACCGCAGTTGGCGCAAAGTCCCAAGGCTTTTCCCACGTCCAAAGGGCAAAGGCCATGTTCCGTcgatcctccccctccccctcctacaGCGACGCTCTCATGCACAACCACGCCGCGAGCTTCTCCGCGCCGCTGCCCGTCACCGTCCCGCCCCCTCGCGGCGCCGCGGCCGGCGGGTACCTCGACGGTAATGTCGGCGCCTtctcgtcgcctccgtcgtcgtactACAACTACAACAACATCCAGAGGAGCGTCAGCTCGCACTCGCTCCCGATGCGCCTTCAGCCGGGCGACGTGTCCCTCGGCGGCCGTGGCTTGTACTCGCCGTCTTCGCCGTCCGCGCACCAGCTGACGCCGACGCTGCCGCCGCTCTCGTCTTCCccgtcctcctcctccggcgaacTCTTCGAGTTCACCTCGCCGTGCCCCGTCCGCCGCGTATTCAGCACCGGCGATCTCCAG GGGATGAACGGGTCGTCGCCGCCGCGCCCGGTGCTGTCGGCCGACGCCTGCGGCCACGAGGGTGGCGGGACGTTCTCTCAGAAGGTCGTCCGGTACAGCGCCGTGGAGAGGAAAGAGCGGATCGAGCGCTACCGTGTGAAACGGCACCAGAGAAACTTCAACAAGAAGATCACT TACGCCTGCAGAAAGACGCTGGCGGACAGCCGCCCGCGGGTGAAGGGCCGCTTCGCGAGGAACGGCGAGGCCGAAGCCGATGCCGACGACCGCGAGACGTCCGATAACAGCTACGAGTACGGCCGCAGCCACAACGAGCTCGGCAACGGCAGCGCCTACAGCACCACGGGGAGCTGCTACGATGGCGACAACGGCGAGTGGTGGTGGCGGGCGCCCGGTGCCTCCGCCGCGGGGGACGACGATGCTCAGCGGCAGGTCCGcttcgacgacgacgacgacgagctcTGGGCGACCCTCGGCGACATGATGTCGATGCACCTGGTCTCGTAG